Proteins encoded within one genomic window of Bradyrhizobium sp. CB1717:
- a CDS encoding TrmJ/YjtD family RNA methyltransferase, with amino-acid sequence MSGTDKTKAGLSLDGPIVILVEPQLGENIGMAARAMGNFALSALRIVNPRDGWPNIAAQRAAAGADHILEKVELFDTVEQAVADLDLLFATTARPHDQAKPVVGPETAVSEIAGHVATGGKAGILFGRERWGLTNEEVGLSNRIITFPVNPGFASLNLAQAVLLIGYEWFKLMTSGELPHAMPERSERASQHQMQAFFDNLVRELDKVEFLRPAEKRDTMLVNLRNIFSRMEPTKQDMHTLHGVIMAIAEGRKGPAKGGVLDGEQATRLRALLAEHGQGGGVPDSGSTVRGLARLLRRNPTDAERLLWQALTRDRRFAGGFKRQTPVGRHIPDFVSFPHRIAIELVNPGEGEAIAADRASRRTWLEARDYRVLEIRAADVERDLEAELVRLQGMVEQAT; translated from the coding sequence ATGTCGGGGACTGACAAGACCAAGGCGGGCCTTTCCCTCGACGGTCCCATCGTGATCCTGGTCGAGCCGCAGCTCGGCGAAAACATCGGCATGGCCGCGCGCGCCATGGGCAATTTTGCTCTGAGCGCCTTGCGCATCGTCAACCCCCGCGACGGCTGGCCCAACATCGCGGCACAGCGGGCCGCGGCCGGCGCCGACCACATTCTGGAAAAGGTCGAATTGTTCGACACGGTGGAGCAGGCGGTCGCCGACCTCGACCTGCTGTTCGCCACCACGGCTCGTCCCCACGACCAGGCCAAGCCCGTGGTCGGGCCGGAGACCGCGGTTAGCGAGATCGCCGGGCACGTCGCGACCGGCGGCAAGGCCGGTATCCTGTTCGGCCGGGAGCGCTGGGGCCTGACCAATGAGGAGGTCGGGCTCTCCAACCGCATCATCACCTTCCCGGTCAATCCGGGCTTCGCCTCGCTCAACCTCGCTCAGGCCGTGCTGCTGATCGGCTACGAATGGTTCAAGCTGATGACATCAGGCGAGCTGCCGCACGCCATGCCCGAGCGTTCCGAGCGCGCCTCGCAGCACCAGATGCAGGCCTTCTTCGACAATCTCGTGCGCGAGCTCGACAAGGTCGAGTTCCTGCGGCCGGCCGAGAAGCGCGACACCATGCTGGTCAACCTGCGCAACATTTTTAGCCGGATGGAGCCGACCAAGCAGGACATGCACACCCTGCACGGGGTCATCATGGCGATCGCCGAGGGGCGCAAGGGCCCGGCCAAGGGCGGCGTGCTCGACGGCGAGCAGGCAACGCGCCTGCGCGCGCTGCTGGCCGAGCACGGCCAGGGCGGCGGCGTGCCCGACAGCGGCTCGACCGTGCGCGGCCTCGCCCGCCTGCTCCGCCGCAACCCGACCGACGCCGAGCGCCTGCTCTGGCAGGCCCTGACCCGCGACCGGCGCTTTGCAGGTGGGTTCAAGCGCCAGACCCCGGTCGGGCGTCATATCCCCGACTTCGTCTCGTTCCCGCACCGGATCGCGATCGAGCTGGTGAACCCGGGCGAGGGGGAAGCCATCGCCGCGGACCGCGCGTCGCGGCGGACCTGGCTCGAGGCACGGGACTATCGCGTGCTGGAGATCCGGGCGGCGGATGTCGAGCGCGATCTGGAGGCGGAGCTGGTGCGGCTGCAGGGGATGGTGGAGCAGGCGACGTAG
- a CDS encoding tetratricopeptide repeat protein, producing MSEMVGRTLICAAASFGVLALATLIEVSAARAEMPLTAKCNAVGNFSVDDRIAGCTAMIEAAPTMSQGVVMAYLRRAMFYQQKGEIDLEIADYDRIIERYPDNLPARLSRAYAHVRKRAPAAALSDYAKVIEVDPKNTYAYLGRAQVYQASRDFVRAIADYDQALQIHPDNVKARVDRALAYIRSGDPARAMADCDRVVEISPESGGGQLCRGRVYFAKGDRERALAALDQTIQIKPKGEGFYYFRGESFLQLGEFDRAIADYDRIVEINPRSPSAYFWRGVACSQKGDYDRAIADYTEAMQQVRQDRKKPSKAPIQGQDGDPVSASVDGEATRLASGDGPPLRARGEAHYAKGDLDRAIADFDEAIRFDPRDKDALGLRANAYKAKGDFSRSIAEYDQLVQLDPRDVRAYRARASAHWQAGSLAKSLADLDEAVRLDRKNAYAALWREIIASRSHEPGRLAEAATQLDMTKWPAPIINLFLGTKTPEQVFDAANDPDPRKRKGQVCEAHFFAAELTLQRGSREEALRLFDLAVADCPKTFIEKQAADFELSSLRASR from the coding sequence ATGTCTGAAATGGTGGGCCGCACACTCATTTGTGCGGCAGCAAGCTTCGGTGTCTTGGCGCTGGCGACTTTGATCGAAGTATCAGCCGCACGTGCGGAAATGCCCCTGACCGCCAAGTGCAACGCGGTCGGAAATTTCAGCGTTGATGACCGCATCGCAGGCTGCACCGCGATGATCGAGGCTGCTCCAACCATGTCGCAAGGCGTGGTCATGGCTTATCTCCGCCGCGCTATGTTCTACCAGCAGAAAGGCGAGATCGACCTCGAGATCGCTGATTACGATCGGATCATCGAGCGCTATCCGGACAATCTGCCCGCCCGGCTGAGCAGGGCTTATGCGCATGTTCGAAAGCGAGCGCCCGCGGCCGCGCTGTCCGATTACGCCAAAGTCATCGAGGTCGATCCCAAGAATACCTACGCTTATTTGGGGCGCGCTCAAGTCTACCAGGCGAGCCGAGATTTCGTCCGTGCCATCGCCGATTATGATCAGGCCCTTCAGATCCATCCGGACAACGTCAAAGCGCGTGTCGACCGGGCCCTCGCTTACATCCGCAGCGGGGATCCGGCGCGTGCCATGGCCGATTGTGATCGAGTGGTCGAGATCAGCCCGGAAAGTGGCGGCGGCCAATTGTGCCGCGGCCGGGTTTACTTCGCCAAGGGTGACAGGGAGCGCGCATTGGCCGCGCTCGATCAAACCATCCAGATCAAGCCAAAGGGCGAAGGGTTCTATTATTTCCGCGGCGAATCCTTTCTTCAGTTGGGTGAGTTCGACCGCGCCATCGCCGACTATGACCGAATCGTCGAGATTAACCCACGAAGCCCATCGGCCTACTTCTGGCGCGGCGTCGCCTGCTCACAAAAGGGCGATTATGACCGCGCCATTGCCGACTATACCGAGGCCATGCAGCAGGTGCGTCAGGATCGAAAAAAACCTAGCAAGGCGCCTATTCAGGGGCAAGATGGCGACCCCGTTTCCGCGTCTGTCGATGGTGAGGCAACCAGACTTGCTTCGGGGGATGGCCCTCCGCTGCGTGCACGGGGAGAAGCCCATTACGCGAAAGGGGACCTCGATCGCGCCATCGCAGACTTTGATGAGGCGATCCGCTTTGATCCCAGGGACAAGGATGCACTCGGGCTGCGCGCCAACGCGTACAAAGCCAAGGGTGACTTCAGCCGCTCGATTGCTGAGTACGATCAACTCGTGCAACTCGATCCCCGGGACGTCCGTGCCTATCGCGCCCGCGCGAGTGCTCATTGGCAGGCCGGTTCGCTTGCCAAATCGTTGGCCGACCTGGACGAGGCAGTCCGGCTCGATCGCAAGAATGCCTATGCGGCATTGTGGCGTGAGATCATTGCAAGTCGCAGTCATGAACCAGGCCGGCTGGCCGAGGCTGCAACGCAGCTCGACATGACGAAATGGCCTGCGCCGATCATCAACCTCTTTCTTGGCACGAAGACGCCGGAGCAAGTGTTCGACGCCGCAAACGATCCGGATCCGAGGAAAAGAAAGGGGCAGGTCTGCGAGGCGCATTTCTTTGCCGCTGAACTTACCCTGCAACGCGGCTCCAGGGAAGAAGCCTTGCGGTTGTTCGACCTCGCTGTCGCCGATTGCCCGAAGACCTTCATCGAGAAACAGGCCGCCGATTTCGAGCTCAGCTCGTTACGGGCGAGCCGCTGA
- a CDS encoding DUF1254 domain-containing protein, whose product MSISRRQALATFSAAVSVLAMSRAARADFDGPVVRALEGGDDFWLAQDAYIYGYPLVTMEMTRRVMTNVAAVEGTHGPMGQFVKLRKYPDASFRDVTAPNADTLYTTAWIDVGDEPWVLSMPDMKDRYFLFPMLDGWTNVFQVPGKRTTGTKAQTYAITGPGWKGTLPAGVKEYKSPTSMVWILGRIYCTGTPEDYAAVHAAQDEFKIVPLSAYGKSYTPPAGKVDASIDMKTPVRDQVNRMDAAAYFTLLAQLMKRNPPAAADAPEVARFAQIGLVPGKDFDAGKFDVAFAKRVPQVAFDRIMLQFKVNKAIKNINGWAFDSEAGVYGTNYFNRALVTAIGLGANRIQDACYPTSQKDADGKEYVGSNKYVMRFPKGQLPPVAGFWSLTMYDENYFFVANPINRQSISARQNLKANPDGSVDLYLQKDNPGPDKESNWLPAPAGKFVLMLRMYWPNEKSPSIINGTWKPPPVRQVTSS is encoded by the coding sequence ATGTCAATCAGCCGTCGCCAAGCACTTGCCACCTTCAGCGCCGCTGTATCGGTTCTCGCGATGTCCCGCGCAGCACGCGCCGACTTTGATGGCCCCGTCGTCAGGGCCCTGGAGGGCGGCGACGATTTCTGGCTCGCCCAGGACGCCTATATCTACGGATATCCGCTGGTGACGATGGAGATGACCCGCCGGGTCATGACGAACGTTGCGGCGGTGGAGGGCACGCACGGGCCGATGGGGCAGTTCGTCAAGTTGCGCAAGTACCCTGATGCCAGCTTCAGGGATGTCACGGCACCCAATGCCGACACCCTCTACACGACGGCCTGGATCGACGTGGGCGACGAGCCCTGGGTCCTGAGTATGCCTGATATGAAAGACCGCTACTTCCTGTTTCCGATGCTGGACGGCTGGACCAATGTGTTCCAGGTGCCGGGCAAGCGCACCACCGGCACCAAGGCGCAGACTTACGCGATCACCGGTCCGGGCTGGAAGGGAACGCTTCCCGCCGGCGTCAAGGAATACAAATCACCCACGAGCATGGTGTGGATTCTGGGCCGCATCTACTGCACCGGCACACCGGAGGATTATGCGGCCGTGCACGCCGCGCAGGACGAGTTCAAGATCGTCCCTCTCAGCGCCTACGGCAAGTCCTATACGCCGCCGGCAGGAAAGGTCGATGCGTCGATCGACATGAAGACGCCGGTTCGCGACCAGGTCAACCGCATGGACGCCGCGGCCTATTTCACCCTTCTCGCGCAATTGATGAAGCGCAATCCGCCGGCCGCCGCCGATGCGCCCGAGGTCGCCAGGTTCGCGCAGATCGGCCTCGTCCCCGGCAAGGATTTTGATGCGGGCAAGTTCGACGTTGCCTTCGCCAAGCGAGTCCCACAGGTGGCGTTCGACCGCATTATGCTCCAGTTCAAGGTCAACAAGGCGATCAAGAACATCAACGGCTGGGCCTTCGACAGCGAAGCCGGCGTCTACGGCACCAATTATTTCAACCGTGCGCTTGTCACGGCCATCGGGCTTGGCGCCAACCGAATCCAGGATGCGTGCTATCCGACATCCCAGAAGGACGCCGACGGGAAAGAGTATGTCGGCAGCAACAAGTACGTCATGCGTTTTCCGAAGGGGCAACTTCCTCCCGTCGCAGGCTTCTGGTCGCTCACGATGTACGACGAAAACTATTTCTTCGTCGCCAATCCGATCAACCGCCAGTCCATCAGTGCCCGCCAGAACCTCAAGGCCAATCCGGACGGTTCGGTCGATCTCTACCTTCAGAAGGACAATCCCGGTCCCGACAAGGAGAGCAACTGGCTTCCTGCGCCGGCGGGCAAGTTCGTGCTGATGCTGCGCATGTACTGGCCGAACGAGA